In Rhizobium sp. N324, a single genomic region encodes these proteins:
- a CDS encoding D-alanine--D-alanine ligase, which translates to MSRKHVAVLMGGFSSERPVSLSSGKACAEALEAEGFDVTRIDVARDVSEKLAALKPDVVFNALHGPFGEDGTIQGILEYLEIPYTHSGVLASALAMDKDKAKLVAAAAGIPVAESQVVNRFAFPSTHPMKPPYVVKPVREGSSFGVVIVTEDQAHPPQVVSSSEWRYGEEVLVERYVHGRELTCGVMGETALGVTEVVPQGHNFYDYDSKYAAGGSKHVIPAKISPNIYQKIQILALRAHQAIGCRGVSRSDFRYDDRFSEDGEIIWLEVNTQPGMTPTSLVPEMAGHAGYSFGEFLRWMVEDASCLR; encoded by the coding sequence ATGAGTCGCAAGCATGTCGCTGTCCTGATGGGCGGATTTTCCTCGGAAAGGCCTGTCAGCCTTTCCTCGGGAAAGGCTTGCGCAGAAGCTCTCGAAGCGGAAGGCTTCGACGTGACGCGTATCGACGTGGCGCGCGATGTTTCCGAAAAGCTTGCGGCGCTGAAGCCCGATGTGGTCTTCAATGCGCTGCATGGCCCGTTCGGCGAGGACGGCACCATTCAGGGCATTCTCGAATATCTCGAGATCCCCTATACCCATTCGGGCGTGCTTGCCTCGGCGCTGGCGATGGATAAGGACAAGGCCAAGCTTGTCGCTGCCGCGGCCGGCATTCCGGTCGCCGAATCGCAGGTGGTCAACCGTTTCGCTTTTCCCTCGACGCATCCGATGAAGCCGCCCTATGTGGTGAAGCCTGTCCGGGAGGGGTCGAGCTTCGGTGTCGTGATCGTCACGGAAGATCAGGCGCATCCGCCCCAGGTGGTCAGTTCGTCCGAGTGGCGCTACGGCGAAGAAGTGCTGGTCGAGCGCTATGTCCATGGTCGCGAACTCACCTGCGGCGTCATGGGCGAGACGGCGCTCGGCGTCACCGAGGTGGTGCCGCAGGGACACAATTTTTATGATTACGATTCCAAGTATGCGGCGGGCGGTTCAAAACACGTCATCCCGGCGAAAATTTCACCGAATATTTACCAAAAAATACAAATATTGGCTCTAAGGGCGCATCAGGCAATCGGTTGTCGCGGCGTCAGTCGGTCCGACTTTCGTTACGACGATCGTTTCTCCGAAGACGGCGAAATCATCTGGCTGGAAGTCAATACCCAGCCAGGCATGACTCCAACCTCGCTTGTGCCCGAAATGGCCGGCCATGCCGGCTATTCCTTTGGTGAGTTTCTCCGGTGGATGGTGGAGGACGCGTCTTGTTTGCGTTGA
- a CDS encoding UDP-glucose 4-epimerase family protein translates to MRCFITGAAGFVGGPLVERLQGERLWELQVTTRSAAAGFPAAMRHFPIDITGETDWAAALDGVDVVVHLAARVHIMNDRAADPLTEFRRINTAATLNLAEHAARAGVKRLVFISSIKVNGEENDRPFRHDDTPMPLDPYGVSKLESEIGLHEIAARTGIEVVVIRPPLVYGPGARGNFALLVGLVRKKVPLPFASLKNHRTLVALPNLVDLIVTAMTHPDAAGQTFLAGDGEDLSTPGLIEGIAAGLGVKPMLLPFPPALLQLGARLTGKDAVYQRLCGSLQVDISHARNVLGWSPIVTPREGLKLAAT, encoded by the coding sequence ATGCGATGCTTCATTACCGGCGCGGCCGGCTTTGTCGGTGGGCCTCTTGTCGAAAGACTGCAGGGCGAGCGGCTGTGGGAGCTTCAGGTGACGACGCGATCCGCAGCCGCCGGCTTTCCGGCAGCTATGCGGCATTTCCCCATTGACATAACCGGCGAAACGGATTGGGCGGCCGCTCTCGACGGTGTTGATGTCGTCGTCCATCTCGCCGCCCGCGTCCATATCATGAACGACCGCGCAGCCGATCCCCTGACGGAATTCCGCCGGATCAACACCGCCGCCACGCTGAACCTCGCCGAGCATGCCGCACGCGCCGGGGTAAAAAGGCTCGTGTTCATCAGCAGCATCAAAGTCAACGGGGAAGAGAACGACCGGCCCTTCCGCCACGACGATACGCCGATGCCGCTGGATCCCTACGGCGTTTCGAAGCTGGAAAGCGAAATCGGCCTGCATGAAATCGCCGCCCGAACCGGCATAGAAGTCGTTGTCATTCGGCCACCGCTCGTCTATGGGCCTGGCGCCAGGGGCAACTTCGCCCTGCTCGTCGGGCTTGTCAGGAAGAAGGTACCGCTCCCCTTCGCGTCCCTGAAGAACCACCGGACACTGGTTGCGCTTCCAAATCTCGTCGATCTGATCGTCACGGCCATGACGCATCCGGATGCGGCCGGCCAGACCTTTCTCGCAGGCGACGGAGAAGACCTCTCCACTCCTGGGCTCATCGAAGGCATTGCGGCAGGGTTGGGCGTCAAGCCGATGCTGCTCCCCTTCCCCCCCGCCTTGCTGCAGCTGGGGGCGAGATTGACGGGGAAAGACGCCGTCTACCAGCGTCTTTGCGGTTCGCTGCAGGTCGATATATCCCACGCCCGCAACGTGCTCGGCTGGTCGCCGATCGTCACGCCACGCGAAGGTCTGAAGCTCGCCGCGACGTAA
- a CDS encoding cell division protein FtsQ/DivIB: MFALTVKRIGRPSHHAVLPVMEAEERFVLPRPLRRVTRFLISLGSGRIYIPAHTGTISAVAFLAATGLYGMSLGGHTEAVAQATTTAAGFAIEDVKVSGNSETSEIEILQLIGLDGTTSLVALDVDAARRKIAHLPWVENVEVRKIYPKTIEVKLKERQAYAIWQHGQELSLIEKNGSVIAPLRDNKFSALPLVVGRDAETAAASLDEAFSKWPDVKARVKAYVWISGRRWDLHMDNGVVVKLPEEGIDQALATLSKFDKEHQLLERDIAAVDLRLSDRTAIQLTPEAAVRRQTAVTERTKELKKTGQNI; this comes from the coding sequence TTGTTTGCGTTGACGGTCAAGAGGATAGGGCGCCCCAGCCATCATGCCGTGCTTCCGGTCATGGAAGCCGAGGAGCGATTCGTGCTGCCGCGTCCGCTGCGCCGTGTCACCCGTTTCCTGATCAGCCTCGGCAGTGGCCGCATCTACATTCCGGCCCATACGGGCACCATTTCGGCGGTCGCATTCCTGGCTGCGACCGGGCTTTACGGCATGTCGCTCGGCGGCCACACCGAAGCCGTCGCGCAGGCGACGACGACGGCGGCGGGTTTTGCGATCGAAGATGTGAAGGTCTCCGGCAATTCGGAGACGTCCGAAATCGAAATCCTGCAACTGATCGGCCTCGACGGCACGACCTCGCTGGTCGCCCTCGACGTCGATGCGGCGCGCCGGAAGATCGCGCATCTGCCCTGGGTCGAAAATGTCGAAGTCCGCAAGATCTATCCGAAGACGATCGAGGTGAAGCTCAAAGAGCGTCAGGCCTATGCGATCTGGCAGCACGGGCAGGAGCTTTCGCTGATCGAGAAGAACGGCAGCGTCATTGCGCCGCTGCGCGACAACAAGTTTTCGGCGCTGCCGCTGGTCGTCGGCCGCGATGCCGAAACGGCGGCGGCGTCGCTCGACGAGGCCTTCTCGAAGTGGCCCGACGTGAAGGCCCGCGTAAAGGCCTATGTCTGGATATCGGGCCGTCGCTGGGACCTGCACATGGATAACGGCGTCGTCGTCAAGCTGCCGGAAGAGGGTATCGACCAGGCGCTGGCGACGCTTTCGAAGTTCGACAAGGAGCATCAGCTCCTGGAGCGCGACATTGCCGCGGTCGATCTCAGGCTGTCCGACAGAACCGCGATCCAGCTGACGCCGGAGGCCGCAGTGCGCCGGCAGACGGCTGTGACGGAGCGCACGAAAGAATTGAAGAAGACGGGGCAGAATATATGA